In one window of Campylobacter coli DNA:
- a CDS encoding TonB-dependent receptor encodes MKKFFYISLISSCLLAQEADVKTYSLDKIVVAGDEINDDVVWDILQLEEELPTRSVSVVSQKDILSKGGSGGVQGLLESVPGIMYSRSGGVGGQLSVRGMNSNNSRSIIAIDGVRVTGRSTLELNMIDPNSLEGIEVIRGSASSLYGSNAINGVINFKTRRYNGDINEPFKMDAKIRALEFNSVNAGFGSRAELLGGGDGWDILLGIHGRKGNDFRTPEGIAKNSKYQSYGTDFNIGYTKDNIRYYTQGKFQKINTYNAGGIHAKPGSYYGIVRNEDPMYEYYIRGGVEVYDLEIADKMDAYLYWRHYDTDLWIDRRSIGESFIHQLVHNTNQVGGALNFNKEIDRHSLGYGLSVLSAISPTPTKQINQISNQEVTTSRSTIDTEIAAYIKDDYRLNDNWILSSSLRYDYIITQIGSNKFTNETQDMTDFLNSHKKKTSDALTGSIGALYYINDKIALIGNVSQNFKSPGTTGLFPSATSEANHDLKPEYAQTYEIGGRYQEGSHYGSLVFFRTDYTDMIQNINIGGGKVQARNIGKAYIQGIEFESHHRIMENWLVDIIAAYNYGQDKTADKPLAYIAPLYGNLALGYEFNWGYIKWIQKAYLGKNRIDSTQERETSSYTITDINVGVDLKHFNKEWKDMQLTFGVENLFNQKGRNPTTAEDIAYARALTNPLLEPGINAFVKFAYKY; translated from the coding sequence ATGAAAAAGTTTTTTTATATAAGTTTGATTAGTTCTTGTTTGTTGGCTCAAGAAGCTGATGTAAAAACTTATTCTCTTGATAAAATCGTTGTAGCAGGAGATGAGATAAACGATGATGTAGTTTGGGACATTTTGCAATTGGAAGAAGAGTTACCAACTAGAAGTGTAAGTGTTGTAAGTCAAAAAGATATTTTAAGTAAAGGTGGAAGTGGTGGAGTTCAAGGTTTGCTTGAATCAGTTCCTGGTATTATGTATTCTCGCTCGGGCGGAGTTGGGGGTCAATTAAGCGTAAGGGGAATGAATTCTAATAATTCTCGTTCTATTATCGCAATAGATGGGGTAAGAGTAACAGGAAGAAGCACTTTAGAGCTTAATATGATCGATCCTAATTCTTTAGAGGGCATAGAGGTAATTAGAGGATCAGCTTCTTCCTTATATGGCTCTAATGCAATTAATGGGGTTATCAATTTTAAGACAAGACGCTATAACGGCGATATAAATGAACCCTTTAAAATGGATGCTAAGATTAGAGCTTTAGAATTTAATAGTGTTAATGCAGGATTTGGAAGTAGGGCAGAATTATTAGGGGGCGGTGATGGCTGGGATATTTTACTAGGAATTCATGGGCGCAAGGGTAATGATTTTAGAACCCCAGAAGGCATTGCTAAAAATTCTAAATATCAATCCTATGGGACAGATTTTAACATAGGTTATACTAAGGATAATATTCGTTATTACACTCAAGGAAAATTTCAAAAAATTAATACTTATAATGCGGGTGGAATTCATGCAAAACCAGGTAGTTATTATGGGATTGTAAGAAACGAGGATCCAATGTATGAGTATTATATAAGAGGAGGTGTGGAAGTTTATGATCTAGAAATTGCAGATAAGATGGATGCTTATTTATATTGGAGGCATTATGATACAGATTTATGGATTGATAGGCGTAGCATAGGAGAAAGCTTTATTCATCAGCTTGTGCACAATACCAATCAAGTAGGAGGAGCATTAAATTTTAATAAAGAGATTGATAGGCATTCTTTAGGTTATGGTTTAAGTGTTTTAAGTGCAATATCTCCTACTCCAACAAAACAAATCAATCAAATTAGCAATCAAGAAGTTACTACTTCAAGATCGACTATTGATACAGAGATTGCTGCGTACATAAAAGATGATTATAGACTTAATGATAATTGGATATTGTCGAGTTCTTTGCGTTATGATTATATAATCACACAAATTGGCAGCAATAAATTTACAAATGAAACGCAAGATATGACGGATTTTTTAAATAGCCATAAAAAAAAGACTTCAGATGCCTTAACGGGAAGTATAGGTGCTTTGTATTATATTAATGATAAAATTGCATTGATAGGTAATGTAAGTCAGAATTTTAAAAGCCCTGGAACAACAGGTTTATTTCCTAGTGCCACTTCAGAAGCAAATCACGATTTAAAACCAGAATATGCACAAACTTATGAAATAGGTGGAAGATATCAAGAGGGTAGTCATTATGGTTCTTTGGTGTTTTTTAGAACAGATTATACAGATATGATACAAAATATAAACATAGGAGGAGGCAAGGTACAAGCTCGAAATATCGGTAAGGCTTATATTCAAGGGATTGAATTTGAAAGTCACCATAGAATTATGGAAAATTGGCTTGTTGATATTATAGCAGCCTATAATTATGGTCAAGACAAGACAGCTGATAAGCCTCTTGCATATATCGCACCTTTATATGGTAATTTAGCTTTAGGATATGAATTTAATTGGGGATATATAAAATGGATTCAAAAGGCATATCTTGGTAAAAATCGAATAGATTCTACTCAAGAAAGAGAAACAAGCAGTTATACAATTACAGATATTAATGTAGGGGTTGATTTGAAGCATTTTAACAAAGAATGGAAAGATATGCAATTGACTTTTGGAGTTGAAAATCTTTTTAATCAAAAAGGACGAAATCCTACAACAGCTGAAGATATAGCCTATGCTAGAGCTCTTACAAATCCTTTGTTGGAGCCTGGAATAAACGCGTTTGTTAAATTTGCATATAAGTATTAA
- a CDS encoding cysteine peptidase family C39 domain-containing protein, with protein sequence MEKILKIALMVALLPLFLKAEFVVKSYAEIKNEKVVRQNYEESCGAASLATLINTLDDNNLTELDLLKTMSGQKLYTDMVSFADLNDAVKKLGYESKSYKVDRKILENIISVPILVKIEDDPRFPHFVVIINHKGNYLQILDPSYGEYISSKREFYSVWDRYNKGGFALVVNPKKQLKDYKLNLPKSLNFEIKHFGF encoded by the coding sequence ATGGAAAAAATTCTAAAAATAGCATTAATGGTTGCTCTTTTGCCTTTGTTTTTAAAGGCAGAATTTGTAGTCAAATCTTATGCTGAAATCAAAAATGAAAAAGTTGTAAGGCAAAATTATGAAGAATCTTGTGGTGCTGCTTCTTTGGCTACGCTTATTAATACACTTGATGATAATAATTTAACAGAATTAGATTTATTAAAAACCATGAGTGGACAAAAACTTTATACAGATATGGTAAGCTTTGCGGATTTAAATGATGCAGTAAAAAAGCTTGGCTATGAAAGCAAATCTTATAAAGTCGATAGAAAGATTTTAGAAAATATTATATCTGTCCCTATTTTAGTTAAAATTGAAGATGATCCACGCTTTCCACATTTTGTAGTGATTATAAATCATAAAGGTAATTATTTGCAAATACTTGATCCAAGTTATGGGGAATATATCAGTTCTAAAAGAGAATTTTATAGTGTTTGGGATAGATACAATAAAGGTGGATTTGCTTTAGTTGTTAATCCTAAAAAACAACTCAAAGATTACAAACTCAATTTACCCAAATCTTTAAATTTTGAAATAAAACATTTTGGATTTTAA
- a CDS encoding ABC transporter substrate-binding protein, with protein MIHKMVVMFFVMVSCVYGEQRVAIIGGLWPLASVVAFWTDAKIVYMPKASFNAMENSLASKYHQEYKQAKVGNSENLEELIAINADIYICGVANIKLCSALRKAGLNVVELTTNVDNYNSKKTLEHWLVSLEKYFSIQQNNKKLLDEITQVENFIASRVGEHRIKAIIIRQIDKGSILSGVFSHYLITKSGAENPLGEILGNKINIEEIYKSDPDVIYISNFTPLMPEDLLQNKEWKNMKAVKEGRVYKLPLATYRPFAPSLDLAPTLMFMAQKNYPSAFKDINIEEIYKKHFMQYFGISLDDNDLHKILNPSPNAGILN; from the coding sequence ATGATTCATAAGATGGTTGTAATGTTTTTTGTGATGGTGAGTTGCGTTTATGGTGAACAAAGAGTGGCCATTATAGGAGGACTTTGGCCTCTTGCTTCTGTGGTGGCTTTTTGGACGGATGCTAAAATTGTATATATGCCAAAGGCCTCTTTTAATGCCATGGAGAACTCTTTGGCTTCAAAATATCATCAAGAATATAAACAAGCCAAAGTTGGAAATAGTGAAAATTTGGAAGAGTTAATAGCAATAAACGCAGATATTTATATATGTGGTGTTGCAAATATAAAGCTTTGCAGTGCACTAAGAAAAGCAGGCTTAAATGTTGTTGAGTTAACTACAAATGTGGATAATTATAATTCTAAAAAAACATTAGAACATTGGCTTGTTTCTTTAGAGAAGTATTTTTCTATACAACAAAACAATAAGAAATTACTAGATGAGATTACGCAAGTAGAAAATTTTATAGCTTCGCGTGTTGGAGAACATAGGATTAAAGCGATTATTATTCGCCAGATAGATAAAGGCAGTATTTTATCTGGAGTTTTTAGCCATTATTTGATTACAAAAAGTGGAGCTGAAAATCCTTTAGGAGAAATCTTAGGAAATAAAATCAATATAGAGGAGATTTACAAAAGCGATCCAGATGTAATCTATATTTCAAACTTTACCCCTTTAATGCCAGAAGATTTGTTGCAAAATAAAGAATGGAAAAATATGAAAGCGGTTAAAGAAGGGCGTGTTTACAAATTGCCTTTAGCCACCTATCGTCCTTTTGCTCCAAGTCTTGATTTGGCACCTACTTTAATGTTTATGGCGCAAAAAAATTATCCTAGTGCTTTTAAAGATATCAATATAGAGGAAATTTACAAGAAGCATTTTATGCAGTATTTTGGCATTTCTTTAGATGATAATGATTTACATAAAATTCTAAATCCTAGTCCTAATGCAGGTATTTTAAATTAA
- a CDS encoding Abi family protein, protein MHKHKLNIDEQIQYMQNLGIKFVLIDKEKAKKFLSESNYFFKIKVFAKNYDKDQHNKYIRLDFAYLREISIIDTLLRDIILELCLTCEHLLKTQINTHCSNDENQDGYKIVKDFLSSNKEPSALMLYKKQRKCNIYQKKLYRKVLYRK, encoded by the coding sequence ATGCATAAACATAAGTTAAATATAGATGAGCAAATACAATATATGCAAAATCTAGGTATAAAATTTGTTCTTATTGATAAAGAAAAAGCAAAAAAATTTTTAAGTGAAAGCAATTATTTTTTTAAAATTAAAGTTTTTGCAAAAAATTATGATAAAGATCAACATAATAAATATATACGATTAGATTTTGCATATCTAAGGGAAATAAGTATTATAGATACTTTATTAAGAGATATTATATTAGAATTATGTTTAACTTGTGAACATTTGCTTAAAACACAAATTAATACCCATTGTAGCAATGATGAAAATCAAGATGGATATAAAATAGTTAAAGACTTTTTATCGTCTAATAAAGAACCTTCAGCTCTTATGTTATACAAAAAGCAAAGAAAGTGTAACATATATCAAAAAAAATTATATAGAAAAGTATTATATAGAAAATAA
- a CDS encoding pentapeptide repeat-containing protein, whose amino-acid sequence MSVNDKNKKAFSYKNKDRKNRKFLNKNFNKSSSYKTNFSGSLFANTSFIATKFKFCSFYGAKFESCLFKGTLFRKCNLINAIFKNCIIKASNFDRSKIKDCKFYDCKILSNSKDFKIIPENNLINTIILQNSPKISLFDPKLVEIVENLRSNAYIRKSQTLHRKKGLLDTVSLKILVCQYGEQFLIDNLPKLPSLISNDFHTLSYIQKILNDLKI is encoded by the coding sequence ATGTCTGTTAATGATAAAAATAAAAAAGCATTTAGTTATAAAAATAAAGATAGAAAAAACAGGAAATTTTTAAATAAAAATTTTAATAAGTCATCAAGCTACAAGACTAATTTTTCAGGGTCATTATTTGCGAATACATCTTTTATTGCTACAAAGTTTAAATTTTGTAGTTTTTATGGAGCAAAATTTGAATCTTGTCTATTTAAAGGAACATTGTTTAGAAAATGTAATTTGATAAATGCAATTTTCAAAAATTGCATTATTAAAGCTTCTAATTTTGATAGATCTAAAATAAAAGATTGCAAATTTTATGATTGTAAAATATTAAGTAATTCTAAAGATTTTAAAATAATTCCTGAAAATAATTTAATAAATACAATAATTTTACAAAATTCTCCAAAAATTAGTTTATTTGATCCTAAATTGGTTGAAATTGTTGAAAACTTGAGGAGTAATGCATATATAAGAAAGTCTCAAACTTTGCATAGAAAAAAAGGTTTATTGGACACTGTCTCGCTTAAAATATTAGTATGTCAATATGGTGAACAATTTTTAATTGATAATTTGCCAAAACTTCCTTCATTAATTTCTAATGATTTTCATACTTTAAGTTATATTCAAAAAATATTAAATGATTTAAAAATATGA